In one Pangasianodon hypophthalmus isolate fPanHyp1 chromosome 22, fPanHyp1.pri, whole genome shotgun sequence genomic region, the following are encoded:
- the ccl34b.4 gene encoding chemokine (C-C motif) ligand 34b, duplicate 4 — translation MLDCSKNWHTFLVVLLALFGCITAAPGNYRRPTKVGLVCCEAVSKAVIPPSIKLTAYKRQNALKPCVEAVIFFSENEKYCSDPAARWIPKKMKGLTEIKE, via the exons ATGCTGGATTGCAGTAAAAACTGGCACACTTTTTTGGTTGTGCTGCTTGCACTTTTTGGATGCATCACCGCTGCACCTGGTAACT ATCGTCGACCTACCAAAGTTGGTCTCGTGTGCTGTGAGGCAGTCTCCAAAGCAGTTATACCACCTTCTATAAAGCTCACTGCATACAAGCGCCAGAATGCCCTGAAACCTTGTGTGGAAGCTGTCAT ATTTTTCTCagagaatgaaaaatattgcTCTGACCCTGCTGCACGCTGGATCccaaagaaaatgaaag GTTTGACAGAGATCAAGGAATGA